The Aphis gossypii isolate Hap1 chromosome 3, ASM2018417v2, whole genome shotgun sequence genome includes a region encoding these proteins:
- the LOC114123769 gene encoding GTP:AMP phosphotransferase AK3, mitochondrial — MSSTKRLLQALIMGAPGSGKGTVSERIVRSFDMLHISSGDILRKMIREKTDIGIQVNKFVSNGQLVPDELMLKTIGSELNRLSSTDRSWLLDGFPRTKPQALSLFQIAPVQVVISLDVPFDIIINRVKGRWIHAPSGRVYNTDFNAPKVPGHDDVTGEPLMQRDDDKPESVKKRLEIYSEMAGPILEYYAEQNILAKFSGKTTNEIWPQVYKYLATKIEPKEKLA, encoded by the exons ATGTCATCTACAAAAAGACTACTACAAGCTCTGATTATGGGTGCTCCAGGCTCCGGAAAAGGAACTGTTTCTGAACGTATAGTTCGATCATTCGATATGCTACACATATCCAGTGGTGACATACTACGGAAAATGATACGAGAGAAGACTGATATTGGCATCCAAGTCAACAA ATTTGTGTCTAATGGGCAACTTGTGCCTGATGAATTGATGTTGAAAACTATTGGTAGCGAATTGAACCGTCTATCGTCAACTGATCGCAGCTGGCTTCTGGATGGTTTTCCTAGGACCAAACCACAAGCATTGAGCTTGTTCCAAATAGCACCTGTACAAGTAGTTATTAGCCTCGATGTAccctttgatattattatcaatagagTAAAAG gtagatgGATACATGCGCCAAGTGGAAGAGTCTACAACACAGATTTTAATGCACCCAAGGTGCCTGGCCATGATGATGTAACTGGTGAACCATTAATGCAACGCGATGATGATAAACCAGAATCTGTTAAGAAGCGTTTGGAAATATATTCTGAGATGGCTGGTcctattttagaatattatgctGAGCAAAATATCTTAGCGAAATTCTCAGGAAAAACTACCAATGAAATTTGGCCTCAAGTTTACAAATACTTAGCCACCAAGATTGAACCCAAGGAAAAACTTGCATAA
- the LOC114123771 gene encoding protein C19orf12 homolog — MSSIAPQSVVKSLEVVGEIFKEENIKISVKESVKGGLITGIAALVGGLLGGKSGLIAGGVMGTVAACSMTQDFKSLLQIIHEMDYAKQKKLFDTIQSVISSIDISDVVKLMVLLSTSHSIKQVVIHETINFLRNEMSLEICRS; from the exons atgtcatcgaTTGCACCTCAAAGTGTGGTAAAATCACTAGAAGTTGTTGGTGAAATCTTTAaggaagaaaatataaaaatctctGTAAAAGAATCAGTTAAAGGTGGTCTTATAACAGGCATTGCAGCTCTTGTTGGCGGATTACTTGGTGGCAAGAGTGGTTTAATTGCAG GTGGAGTAATGGGTACTGTAGCTGCTTGTTCAATGACTCAAGATTTTAAGTCTCTTCTACAAATTATACACGAAATGGACtatgcaaaacaaaaaaaattgtttgatactATACAAAGTGTAATATCATCAATTGATATAAGTGATGTAGTTAAATTGATGGTTTTATTAAGCACAAGTCATTCAATTAAACAAGTTGTCATTCatgaaactataaattttttacgCAATGAAATGAGTCTCGAAATATGtcgtagttaa
- the LOC114123770 gene encoding THO complex subunit 7 homolog: MNDEEVIWRKLLIDGDGIGDDRRLNILLKTYLKWCNTKYTDPLESQKAMEKMLVHLNLCEHAMKKSQAVSRMNVEEMLMYDNMSSEIDHNITNTKTEIDRAKEELKKAKTIRRNRMEYDVLAKLIIQHPPRTETAKRLDDLKDELQALKMTKNEINQKLDKRRKQLHVLMSALNDLTDSLDDNGSMSEDMSYETFDDEDLDILTRKDDVEEPMSD, from the exons ATGAATGATG aagaAGTAATTTGGCGTAAGCTACTTATTGATGGTGATGGAATTGGTGATGATagacgtttaaatattttgctaaaaacatatttaaaatggtgCAATACAAAATACACAGATCCTCTTGAAAG tcAAAAAGCTATGGAAAAGATGTTAGTTCATCTCAATCTATGTGAGCATGCTATGAAGAAATCCCAAGCTGTTTCTCGTATGAATGTAGAAGAAATGCTTATGTATGATAACATGTCTAGTGAAattgatcataatataacaaatacaaaaaccgAAATAGATCGTGCAaaagaagaattaaaaaaagccAAAACCATAAGACGTAATCGAATGGAGTATGATGTTCTAGCCAAACTCATTATTCAACACCCTCCTAGAACTGAAACTGCTAAACGTCTTGATGATTTAAAAGATGAACTTCAagcattaaaa atgacaaaaaatgaaataaatcaaaaactagATAAGAGACGAAAACAATTGCATGTACTTATGTCTGCATTAAATGACTTAACAGATAGTTTAGATGATAATGGTTCGATGAGTGAAGATATGTCATACGAGACATTTGATGATGAAGATCTTGATATATTAACAAGAAAAGATGATGTCGAGGAACCCATGTCtgattaa
- the LOC114123804 gene encoding LOW QUALITY PROTEIN: splicing factor YJU2 (The sequence of the model RefSeq protein was modified relative to this genomic sequence to represent the inferred CDS: inserted 1 base in 1 codon; deleted 4 bases in 3 codons; substituted 2 bases at 2 genomic stop codons), with product MSERKVLNKYYPPDFNPLKIPRMKLPKNRKYTVRLMAPFNMRCKTCGEYICKGMXRKENAENKDYLQGICIYRFYIKYTRCLQEISFKTDPRNTDYEIEEGATRNFMALKLAQEQEKREDAEKEEKATNPMKLLENRTQVYKQEIELMESYEKLRDLNRRQGNVDYESMLLKYNLAELKEKIKRMQEEEDENTIKSLMSSTIKRKIDENENDGXVESEDNMAKSIIKNFITSTVQSSVKKKVFKLNLLNLVKVNNVTSTDKTKESCNXPNLSLIGNYSSCDDSN from the exons ATGTCTGAAAGAAAagtcttaaataaatactatccaCCCGATTTCAATCCTTTAAAAATTCCACGTATGAAACTtccaaaaaatcgaaaatatacTGTTCGTCTTATGGCACCATTTAATATGAGATGTAAAACATGTGgtgaatatatttgtaaaggaA ATCGTAAAGAAAATGCtgaaaataaagattatttgcagggtatatgtatttaccggttttacataaaatacactaGATGTTTACAagaaatatcttttaaaactGACCCCCGTAACACAGATTACGAAATAGAAGAAGGAGCTACTCGAAATTTCATGGCTCTAAAACTTGCACAAGAACAGGAAAAGAGAGAAGATGCTGAAAAGGAAGAAAAAGCTACAAATCCAATGAAGTTATTGGAGAATCGTACTCAGGTATATAAACAAGAAATTGAATTAATGGAATCCTATGAAAAGTTAAGAGATTTAAATAGACGTCAAGGTAATGTGGATTATGAATCAATGTTATTGAAGTATAACCTTGCAGAATTAAAGGAGAAAATTAAGCGGATGCAAGAAGAAGAAGATGAAAATACAATCAAAAGTTTAATGAGT TCAACTATCAAGcgtaaaattgatgaaaatgaaaatgatggGTAAGTAGAATCTGAAGATAATATGgccaaaagtataataaaaaattttatcacttCAACAGTACAATCt agtgtaaaaaaaaaggtctttAAACTCAACCTTTTAAACTtagttaaagttaataatgtgACAAGTACCGATAAGACAAAAGAATCttgtaac taacctaacctatcatTAATTGGTAATTATTCAAGTTGTGATGATTCTaattaa
- the LOC114123805 gene encoding FAU ubiquitin-like and ribosomal protein S30 gives MVNLFVRGQNVHALECQGFENISQIKNRLATLENVEENLISLYHQGQPLNDNQIVGELNNFNIDLIVPLLGGKVHGSLARAGKVKGQTPKVEKVEKKKKKKTGRSKRRIQYNRRFVNVVQTFGRRRGPNANS, from the exons ATGGTGAATTTGTTTGTACGTGGTCAAAATGTTCATGCATTGGAATGTCAAGGATTTGAGAACATTTCCCAAATCaag aaccgTTTGGCTACTTTGGAAAATGTAGAAGAAAATTTGATTTCGTTGTATCATCAAGGTCAACCTCTTAATGATAATCAGATTGTTGGAGAATTGAACAACttcaatattgatttaattgttCCATTGCTTGGAG gCAAAGTTCACGGATCCTTGGCACGTGCTGGAAAAGTTAAGGGACAAACTCCAAAAGTTGAGAAAgttgaaaagaaaaagaagaagaaaactGGACGATCAAAGAGACGCATTCAATACAACAGACGTTTTGTAAATGTTGTCCAAACTTTCGGACGCAGGAGAGGGCCAAATGCCAACTCATAA
- the LOC114123738 gene encoding uncharacterized protein LOC114123738 isoform X1, giving the protein MKMAMRNNLNSTFKTSSYKQVKRPNGKYGHMSLHSGISKCDICGKNLQRMRLFDHIRESHHQYICLVCKAKFKIHKDLICHIQDIHQLVASDKLNKSQDIFSDSVKKRYFAQPLFSSRLPIPPTTNSQFSSSSSEDDELHLDNIDVMDVVLGTKNCELRKDESEINNIIDDIVKYVIDDVKADDLFESTLQDLSCSDISVTDEFDNKTFKKLSASEGDTYHSQYSMSQRNCDHNLSNMHCTENNELSFDKINTLSESPITADLISVQTLQNLEEEFKLGIKNMSTVLSEKSPWVNGSDTQQGINNASQNDNLLVMALTLDHKLTDMKINVILKECIRTSCLTCVYCHNSTCIAVNGKQLALHMIEKHRFMTVKNESSEDVANILKSNLEALENVYLNSENYDSTDELSHIPFNNTFYCFNCQFTSKQMKEVNSHKRSVHSRKTYDCIMCKITFSNYGELHCHLCPGVDLGIWQNLLFRCLFCGQGQIPSAFRCMVHLRKAHNACDYCLETFSNQQSLALHVNKHKMRHMCLKCNITYLSKKDIFEHMFWKHNRDSKECKSCLTKKWPYTYHFCVPPAMFTCDECRRTFSNALLLRVHERWHSGNIPYECSTCSNKFISRKLLKKHELIHKEAISPSKKKKKKKKKGFDYNLPPLNLSSDSDTEKTPRHKPEKHLDSPSPSGNYWDYVSKQKKELVHIALLDHDYTLLSTTNQSEIIKSPPYPDELAAIVNGSENILNNSFNISCQRSSCSSHCNSSSSSSSSCGSNCSCSSSCSSSCDSDKEENKKPIIESPKKHKKKKKEKKIKVLSAKKIANFNLSALESDLESEFSNTDNEEYYDINPVPLHPEINNKEIIPLKQESLVENTSILPKVNSTFIPCVTLPNDNRLKLSEPHQCTNIESQIWKNSESIGVPNNEFKIADKYKIYSDNYSSNINNISSPFNNFLLPAEDKECIDNSLNKHSVTICNGNNNLHSIKDELNLSLSHDQKVAPSYLTPPKTKKRSRSSSLTKRQTKRKKLKLKVSKEIPPLSKVVSSIPSPLSLNSSYSTCTPNLSRSLSSSNDTRQSKRQPKKRKFFGYESSDEEKLQNGDSSLLVQPLSLQIPSATKKKQKRKSKPVSPLQLQHTTSKLTQSHQTRPIVDVRISKIVIPPEVADNTDSDSGNLVIELPKIIEQKAVQSTERLYCHCRCPYDEVSEMIACDNPNCRVEWFHFDCVGITVAPKGNWYCPDCR; this is encoded by the coding sequence ATGAAGATGGCCATgagaaataatttgaatagcaCTTTCAAAACCAGCAGTTATAAACAAGTTAAACGACCAAATGGTAAATACGGGCATATGTCATTACATAGTGGGATTAGTAAATGTGATATTTGtggaaaaaatttacaaagaaTGAGATTATTTGACCATATTAGGGAATCTCATcatcaatatatttgtttagtttGTAAAGCTAAATTTAAGATTCATAAAGACTTAATATGTCATATTCAAGATATTCATCAATTGGTAGCTTCAGATAAACTCAATAAATCTCAAGATATATTTAGTGATAGtgttaaaaaaagatattttgcCCAACCTCTTTTTTCATCTCGACTTCCAATTCCACCTACTACTAATTCTCAATTTTCTAGTAGTAGCTCTGAAGATGATGAATTACATTTAGATAACATTGATGTGATGGATGTGGTTTTGGGCACTAAAAATTGTGAACTGCGTAAAGATGaatcagaaataaataatattattgatgacatcgtaaaatatgttatagatGATGTTAAAGCTGATGACCTTTTTGAAAGCACATTACAAGACTTAAGTTGTTCTGATATATCAGTAACTGATGAATTTGATAACAAaacttttaagaaattaagTGCTTCAGAAGGAGATACTTATCATTCACAATATTCTATGTCTCAAAGAAATTGTGACCATAATCTTTCAAATATGCATTGTACTGAAAATAATGAGCTATcctttgataaaattaatacattatccgAGTCGCCAATCACCGCAGACTTGATATCTGtacaaacattacaaaatCTTGAAGAAGAGTTTAAActtggaattaaaaatatgtctacAGTTTTATCGGAAAAAAGTCCATGGGTAAATGGATCTGATACACAACAAGGTATTAATAACGCATCACAAAATGATAATCTTTTAGTTATGGCTCTGACTTTAGATCATAAATTGActgatatgaaaataaatgttatactaaAAGAATGCATTAGAACTTCATGTTTAACGTGTGTATATTGTCATAATTCAACTTGTATTGCTGTAAATGGCAAACAACTCGCATTGCATATGATAGAAAAACATCGTTTTATGAcagttaaaaatgaatcgtCTGAAGATGttgctaatattttaaaatcaaatttggaggctttagaaaatgtttatttaaattcagaaAATTATGACTCAACTGATGAATTAAGTCATAttccatttaataatactttctaTTGTTTCAATTGTCAATTTACATCAAAACAAATGAAAGAAGTAAACTCTCATAAACGTAGTGTTCATTCAAGAAAAACTTATGACTGTATTATGTGCAAAATAACTTTTTCCAACTATGGAGAATTGCATTGCCATTTATGTCCAGGTGTGGATCTTGGAATTTGgcaaaatttattgtttagatGCCTATTTTGTGGTCAAGGTCAAATTCCATCTGCATTTCGATGTATGGTTCATTTAAGAAAAGCTCATAATGCATGTGATTATTGTCTGGAAACATTCTCTAATCAACAAAGTTTAGCACTACatgttaataaacataaaatgagacatatgtgtttaaaatgtaatataacttatcttagtaaaaaagatatttttgaaCATATGTTTTGGAAGCATAATAGGGACAGCAAAGAATGTAAATcatgtttaacaaaaaaatggcCTTATACATATCATTTTTGTGTTCCCCCTGCAATGTTCACATGCGATGAATGTAGAAGAACATTCTCTAATGCATTACTTTTAAGAGTACATGAAAGATGGCACTCTGGAAATATTCCTTATGAATGTAGTACTTgctctaataaatttatttcaagaaAGTTACTTAAGAAGCATGAACTAATTCATAAAGAAGCAATATCTCCctcgaaaaaaaagaaaaagaagaaaaaaaaaggatttGATTATAATCTTCCACCGTTAAATCTTTCTTCTGATAGTGATACAGAGAAAACACCTCGTCATAAACCGGAAAAACATTTAGATTCGCCTAGTCCAAGTGGTAATTATTGGGATTATgtaagtaaacaaaaaaaagaattagtcCATATTGCATTACTAGATCATGACTATACTTTATTATCCACAACTAATCagtctgaaataataaaatctcctCCATATCCGGATGAATTAGCAGCTATTGTAAATGGTAgtgaaaacatattaaataattcttttaatatttcatgtcAAAGGTCATCATGTTCTTCACACTGTAATTCATCATCTTCTTCATCTAGTTCATGTGGGTCAAATTGTTCATGTTCTTCATCATGTTCTTCGTCTTGTGACTCTgataaagaagaaaataaaaaacccatTATTGAAAGTccaaaaaaacacaaaaaaaagaaaaaagaaaaaaaaatcaaagtattAAGTGCCAAGAAGATAGCAAATTTCAATTTGTCTGCATTAGAATCCGATTTGGAAAGCGAGTTTTCAAATACAGATAATgaagaatattatgatataaatccaGTCCCTTTGCAtcctgaaataaataataaagaaataatacctTTAAAACAAGAAAGCCTTGTAGAAAATACATCAATTTTACCTAAAGTTAACAGTACATTTATACCTTGCGTAACTTTACCAAATGATAACAGACTTAAATTATCTGAACCTCATCAATGCACAAACATTGAATCTCAAATATGGAAAAATAGTGAATCCATTGGAGTAcccaataatgaatttaaaatagctgacaaatataaaatatatagtgataattattcatcaaatataaataatatatcttcaccattcaataactttttattacctGCTGAAGataaagaatgtattgataatagtttaaacaaaCACTCAGTTACAATATGCaacggtaataataatttacatagtataaaggatgaattaaatttgagTTTAAGTCATGATCAAAAAGTTGCACCCAGTTATTTAACAccaccaaaaacaaaaaaacgtaGTCGTTCTTCATCACTTACAAAACGACAAACTAAacgtaaaaaactaaaacttaaGGTATCAAAAGAAATTCCTCCATTATCAAAAGTAGTATCAAGCATTCCTTCACCACTTTCATTAAACTCTTCTTATTCAACATGTACACCAAATTTATCCAGAAGCCTTTCATCATCTAATGATACTCGTCAGTCTAAACGACAacccaaaaaaagaaaattttttggtTATGAGAGTAGTGACGaagaaaaactacaaaatggTGATTCATCTTTATTAGTTCAGCCATTATCCCTTCAAATTCCATCTGCGACAAAGAAGaaacaaaaacgaaaatcCAAACCAGTATCACCACTTCAACTTCAACATACTACTTCTAAATTGACACAATCTCATCAAACTAGACCTATTGTAGATGTTCgaataagtaaaattgttatacctCCTGAAGTGGCTGATAATACAGACAGTGATTCTGGAAATTTAGTGATTGAACTTCCTAAAATTATAGAACAGAAAGCAGTACAGAGCACAGAGAGATTATATTGTCACTGTAGGTGCCCATATGATGAAGTTTCTGAAATGATTGCATGTGATAATCCTAATTGTCGTGTGGAATGGTTTCATTTTGATTGTGTTGGTATCACAGTTGCTCCAAAAGGTAATTGGTACTGTCCAGATTGtcgttga
- the LOC114123738 gene encoding uncharacterized protein LOC114123738 isoform X2, giving the protein MKMAMRNNLNSTFKTSSYKQVKRPNDDVKADDLFESTLQDLSCSDISVTDEFDNKTFKKLSASEGDTYHSQYSMSQRNCDHNLSNMHCTENNELSFDKINTLSESPITADLISVQTLQNLEEEFKLGIKNMSTVLSEKSPWVNGSDTQQGINNASQNDNLLVMALTLDHKLTDMKINVILKECIRTSCLTCVYCHNSTCIAVNGKQLALHMIEKHRFMTVKNESSEDVANILKSNLEALENVYLNSENYDSTDELSHIPFNNTFYCFNCQFTSKQMKEVNSHKRSVHSRKTYDCIMCKITFSNYGELHCHLCPGVDLGIWQNLLFRCLFCGQGQIPSAFRCMVHLRKAHNACDYCLETFSNQQSLALHVNKHKMRHMCLKCNITYLSKKDIFEHMFWKHNRDSKECKSCLTKKWPYTYHFCVPPAMFTCDECRRTFSNALLLRVHERWHSGNIPYECSTCSNKFISRKLLKKHELIHKEAISPSKKKKKKKKKGFDYNLPPLNLSSDSDTEKTPRHKPEKHLDSPSPSGNYWDYVSKQKKELVHIALLDHDYTLLSTTNQSEIIKSPPYPDELAAIVNGSENILNNSFNISCQRSSCSSHCNSSSSSSSSCGSNCSCSSSCSSSCDSDKEENKKPIIESPKKHKKKKKEKKIKVLSAKKIANFNLSALESDLESEFSNTDNEEYYDINPVPLHPEINNKEIIPLKQESLVENTSILPKVNSTFIPCVTLPNDNRLKLSEPHQCTNIESQIWKNSESIGVPNNEFKIADKYKIYSDNYSSNINNISSPFNNFLLPAEDKECIDNSLNKHSVTICNGNNNLHSIKDELNLSLSHDQKVAPSYLTPPKTKKRSRSSSLTKRQTKRKKLKLKVSKEIPPLSKVVSSIPSPLSLNSSYSTCTPNLSRSLSSSNDTRQSKRQPKKRKFFGYESSDEEKLQNGDSSLLVQPLSLQIPSATKKKQKRKSKPVSPLQLQHTTSKLTQSHQTRPIVDVRISKIVIPPEVADNTDSDSGNLVIELPKIIEQKAVQSTERLYCHCRCPYDEVSEMIACDNPNCRVEWFHFDCVGITVAPKGNWYCPDCR; this is encoded by the exons ATGAAGATGGCCATgagaaataatttgaatagcaCTTTCAAAACCAGCAGTTATAAACAAGTTAAACGACCAAATG atGATGTTAAAGCTGATGACCTTTTTGAAAGCACATTACAAGACTTAAGTTGTTCTGATATATCAGTAACTGATGAATTTGATAACAAaacttttaagaaattaagTGCTTCAGAAGGAGATACTTATCATTCACAATATTCTATGTCTCAAAGAAATTGTGACCATAATCTTTCAAATATGCATTGTACTGAAAATAATGAGCTATcctttgataaaattaatacattatccgAGTCGCCAATCACCGCAGACTTGATATCTGtacaaacattacaaaatCTTGAAGAAGAGTTTAAActtggaattaaaaatatgtctacAGTTTTATCGGAAAAAAGTCCATGGGTAAATGGATCTGATACACAACAAGGTATTAATAACGCATCACAAAATGATAATCTTTTAGTTATGGCTCTGACTTTAGATCATAAATTGActgatatgaaaataaatgttatactaaAAGAATGCATTAGAACTTCATGTTTAACGTGTGTATATTGTCATAATTCAACTTGTATTGCTGTAAATGGCAAACAACTCGCATTGCATATGATAGAAAAACATCGTTTTATGAcagttaaaaatgaatcgtCTGAAGATGttgctaatattttaaaatcaaatttggaggctttagaaaatgtttatttaaattcagaaAATTATGACTCAACTGATGAATTAAGTCATAttccatttaataatactttctaTTGTTTCAATTGTCAATTTACATCAAAACAAATGAAAGAAGTAAACTCTCATAAACGTAGTGTTCATTCAAGAAAAACTTATGACTGTATTATGTGCAAAATAACTTTTTCCAACTATGGAGAATTGCATTGCCATTTATGTCCAGGTGTGGATCTTGGAATTTGgcaaaatttattgtttagatGCCTATTTTGTGGTCAAGGTCAAATTCCATCTGCATTTCGATGTATGGTTCATTTAAGAAAAGCTCATAATGCATGTGATTATTGTCTGGAAACATTCTCTAATCAACAAAGTTTAGCACTACatgttaataaacataaaatgagacatatgtgtttaaaatgtaatataacttatcttagtaaaaaagatatttttgaaCATATGTTTTGGAAGCATAATAGGGACAGCAAAGAATGTAAATcatgtttaacaaaaaaatggcCTTATACATATCATTTTTGTGTTCCCCCTGCAATGTTCACATGCGATGAATGTAGAAGAACATTCTCTAATGCATTACTTTTAAGAGTACATGAAAGATGGCACTCTGGAAATATTCCTTATGAATGTAGTACTTgctctaataaatttatttcaagaaAGTTACTTAAGAAGCATGAACTAATTCATAAAGAAGCAATATCTCCctcgaaaaaaaagaaaaagaagaaaaaaaaaggatttGATTATAATCTTCCACCGTTAAATCTTTCTTCTGATAGTGATACAGAGAAAACACCTCGTCATAAACCGGAAAAACATTTAGATTCGCCTAGTCCAAGTGGTAATTATTGGGATTATgtaagtaaacaaaaaaaagaattagtcCATATTGCATTACTAGATCATGACTATACTTTATTATCCACAACTAATCagtctgaaataataaaatctcctCCATATCCGGATGAATTAGCAGCTATTGTAAATGGTAgtgaaaacatattaaataattcttttaatatttcatgtcAAAGGTCATCATGTTCTTCACACTGTAATTCATCATCTTCTTCATCTAGTTCATGTGGGTCAAATTGTTCATGTTCTTCATCATGTTCTTCGTCTTGTGACTCTgataaagaagaaaataaaaaacccatTATTGAAAGTccaaaaaaacacaaaaaaaagaaaaaagaaaaaaaaatcaaagtattAAGTGCCAAGAAGATAGCAAATTTCAATTTGTCTGCATTAGAATCCGATTTGGAAAGCGAGTTTTCAAATACAGATAATgaagaatattatgatataaatccaGTCCCTTTGCAtcctgaaataaataataaagaaataatacctTTAAAACAAGAAAGCCTTGTAGAAAATACATCAATTTTACCTAAAGTTAACAGTACATTTATACCTTGCGTAACTTTACCAAATGATAACAGACTTAAATTATCTGAACCTCATCAATGCACAAACATTGAATCTCAAATATGGAAAAATAGTGAATCCATTGGAGTAcccaataatgaatttaaaatagctgacaaatataaaatatatagtgataattattcatcaaatataaataatatatcttcaccattcaataactttttattacctGCTGAAGataaagaatgtattgataatagtttaaacaaaCACTCAGTTACAATATGCaacggtaataataatttacatagtataaaggatgaattaaatttgagTTTAAGTCATGATCAAAAAGTTGCACCCAGTTATTTAACAccaccaaaaacaaaaaaacgtaGTCGTTCTTCATCACTTACAAAACGACAAACTAAacgtaaaaaactaaaacttaaGGTATCAAAAGAAATTCCTCCATTATCAAAAGTAGTATCAAGCATTCCTTCACCACTTTCATTAAACTCTTCTTATTCAACATGTACACCAAATTTATCCAGAAGCCTTTCATCATCTAATGATACTCGTCAGTCTAAACGACAacccaaaaaaagaaaattttttggtTATGAGAGTAGTGACGaagaaaaactacaaaatggTGATTCATCTTTATTAGTTCAGCCATTATCCCTTCAAATTCCATCTGCGACAAAGAAGaaacaaaaacgaaaatcCAAACCAGTATCACCACTTCAACTTCAACATACTACTTCTAAATTGACACAATCTCATCAAACTAGACCTATTGTAGATGTTCgaataagtaaaattgttatacctCCTGAAGTGGCTGATAATACAGACAGTGATTCTGGAAATTTAGTGATTGAACTTCCTAAAATTATAGAACAGAAAGCAGTACAGAGCACAGAGAGATTATATTGTCACTGTAGGTGCCCATATGATGAAGTTTCTGAAATGATTGCATGTGATAATCCTAATTGTCGTGTGGAATGGTTTCATTTTGATTGTGTTGGTATCACAGTTGCTCCAAAAGGTAATTGGTACTGTCCAGATTGtcgttga
- the LOC114123739 gene encoding protein Vhl: MALMGEQIAGTQRQPAYVRFQNNTCYRIEINWINYQKKEQTYCILDPKKFVDANTFSTHKWVFREYASKCQMVVAGREVFVATPWVEEHKRLEFKHPINVPLRTRVIIEMTVLDLRQLCLLKLSYLLKTKEDIMTLEIPKTLQNELIEMISNIETS, from the exons ATGGCTTTAATGGGTGAACAGATTGCTGGTACTCAAAGGCAACCAGCATATGTACGCTTTCAAAACAACACCTGCTAtagaattgaaataaattggataaattatcaaaagaaAGAACAAACTTACTGCATTTTAGatccaaaaaaatttgtaGATGCTAACACATTTTCTACACATAAATGGGTTTTTAG GGAATATGCATCAAAGTGTCAGATGGTTGTTGCTGGAAGAGAAGTATTCGTTGCAACACCCTGGGTTGAAGAACACAAGAGACTTGAATTCAAACACCCAATCAATGTACCATTAAGAACAAGGGTTATAATTGAAATGACGGTTTTGGACTTACGACAACTatgcttattaaaattatcttactTACTGAAAACTAAAGAGGACATAATGACGTTGGAAATACCTAAAACACTTCAAAACGAATTAATAGAAATGATATCAAACATTGAAACTTCATGA